Proteins encoded by one window of Aptenodytes patagonicus chromosome 11, bAptPat1.pri.cur, whole genome shotgun sequence:
- the MLKL gene encoding mixed lineage kinase domain-like protein translates to MDIVEKVFSVAQAIHTQFEQVKCCKHQCHRLVERIQILLEPVRILKAQPTKHISYHEEELLKKLLWALGEAQKLVMKYSQTSWIQKFLRAHSASEEFVWVNESLEDVAQGLSLLLQAEQKQAFLEAFQAKTCRRQDAEDMKDDRAFLDQVITSTEEPEVMAKEIYIDRQCMESKVDWMQSELNKIMRVMECLKKVNVGKREDITEIRRDHLTFYRHLQDTESYDLYKGEYLKYPVAIKTFKRPLTTDPVKVRDIFEKEIQTLKKFESPNILRMYGICIEEKDGSPCFSIVMEYCKHGTLRDVLTKQQHLSWDIRIRMALGAARGLYRLHQTEEKSRLHGCICSSKFLVAGDYCVKLSGFELCETESSIKRKAKKNWKQVSMLAYIAPENLQDINYPYKRPCEIYSFGIVLWEIATSKIPFEGCIPQEITEKICNHHYRDPVGEDCPADLRKVIDQCRAFDPSQRPSAEEIVDLLADLEKSRNQGS, encoded by the exons ATGGACATCGTGGAGAAAGTCTTCTCTGTGGCCCAGGCCATCCACACACAATTCGAGCAGGTGAAGTGCTGCAAGCACCAGTGCCACCGCCTTGTGGAGCGCATCCAGATCCTGCTGGAGCCCGTGAGGATCCTCAAGGCTCAGCCGACGAAGCACATCTCCTACCACGAAGAGGAACTATTGAAGAAGCTGCTCTGGGCGCTGGGGGAAGCCCAGAAACTGGTGATGAAATACAGCCAGACCAGCTGGATCCAGAAGTTCCTGAGAGCCCACAGTGCCAGCGAGGAGTTTGTCTGGGTGAATGAGAGTCTGGAGGACGTCGCCCAGGGGCTCTCactcctgctgcaggcagagcagaagcAGGCTTTCCTGGAGGCTTTCCAGGCAAAGACCTGTCGCAGGCAGGACGCTGAGGACATGAAGGATGACAGGGCTTTCTTGGACCAGGTGATCACAA GTACCgaggagcctgaagtcatggccAAGGAGATCTACATTGACAGACAATGTATGGAGAGCAAGGTAGACTGGATGCAAAGTGAGCTGAACAAAATCATGCGCGTGATGGAGT GCTTGAAGAAGGTCAATGTTGGTAAAAGAGAAGACATCACCGAGATCAGGCGGGACCACCTCACCTTCTACAGACACCTGCAGGACACCGAGAGCTACGACCTCTACAAGGGCGAGTACCTCAAGTACCCCGTCGCCATCAAAACCTTCAAGAGGCCACTGACCACCGACCCAGT GAAGGTGAGAGACATCTTCGAGAAGGAGATTCAGACCCTGAAGAAGTTTGAGTCTCCAAACATCCTGCGCATGTACGGGATCTGCATTGAGGAGAAAG ATGGGAGCCCCTGCTTCTCCATCGTCATGGAGTACTGTAAGCACGGGACGCTGCGGGATGTGCTGACCAAGCAACAGCATCTCTCCTGGGATATCCGCATTCGGATGGCCCTGGGAGCCGCCAGGGGCCTTTACAG ATTGCACCAGACAGAGGAGAAGTCCCGACTCCACGGCTGCATCTGCAGTAGCAAGTTCCTGGTGGCCGGGGATTACTGTGTGAAG CTGTCGGGATTTGAGCTGTGTGAAACGGAGTCTTCCATCAAGAGGAAAGCCAAGAAGAACTGGAAACAAGTCTCTATGTTGGCTTACATCGCCCCTGAGAACCTGCAAGACATCAACTACCCCTACAAGAGGCCCTGTGAAATATACAG CTTCGGTATCGTGCTGTGGGAGATTGCGACCTCCAAAATCCCATTTGAAG GCTGCATTCCCCAGGAGATCACAGAGAAAATCTGCAACCACCATTACCGGGACCCTGTTGGGGAAGATTGTCCCGCAGACCTGCGGAAAGTCATTGACCAGTGCCGGGCCTTTGACCCTTCCCAACGCCCTTCTGCAGAGG AGATCGTGGACTTGCTGGCTgacctggagaaaagcagaaaccaaGGAAGTTAA
- the RFWD3 gene encoding E3 ubiquitin-protein ligase RFWD3 encodes MAQEEMEVDLQPVAGYSVENLRTLPAEPSGHAVLSSRAPVLSEGGGSVTVLPADDAVVIPNAGTTREAAAEPDPQLSPASALDGLQRLQGAFDPYRPLPVPQVTQRPRVRRARRQQRIGGSQRTVGARAALDSYFQLGRTQEPATGPVPRLEPLHIARHSQEHSSDEIIEVSDSDSSTSAEEEEAVEAAAPLLPSAQETPPAARSGVSSQVQAEPPQALSQASAEHGSHEDEEAEVQQKQRTPLKKLEPSVPVAPLDEEEGDTCAICFEQWTNAGDHRLSALRCGHLFGYTCIERWLKGQAGKCPQCNKKAKRSDIVILYARTLKALDTSEQERMKSSLEKEQMLRRQAELESAQSRLQLQVLTDECSKLRKQVQELKALVAQHNVSASQQPGSSHACLPGSLPSSQSQRKYHLEKVFVVSQTGNCRVMAYCDSLSCLVVSQPSPQSTFVPGCGVKMMSVANLKSCQYIPIHSKQIRGLAFGRRADGLLLSAALDNTLKLTSLATNTVVQTYNAGRPVWSCCWCLDDTNYIYAGLVNGSIMIYDLRDTNSHVQELVPQKSRCPMVSLSYLPRMASASLPCGGVLAGTLEGACFWEQKAGNSYQPHHLPLEPGGCIDIQTEISTRHCLATYRPSKNNPCVRCVMMELTCRPLTEASEDVVCSSNPVQTFSAGPTCKLLTKNAIFQSPDEDGSVFVCAGDEASNSALLWDAGSGSLLQKLQADLPVLDICPLEVNQTHLLATLTEKMVKIYKWQ; translated from the exons ATGGCTCAGGAAGAGATGGAAGTTGATCTCCAGCCAGTGGCTGGTTACTCTGTAGAGAACCTCAGGACGCTTCCCGCAGAGCCCTCTGGTCACGCAGTGCTGTCGTCCCGTGCTCCAGTGCTCAGTGAAGGAGGAGGCAGCGTTACAGTTCTTCCTGCTGATGACGCTGTTGTCATACCAAACGCTGGTACAACAAGGGAGGCAGCTGCTGAGCCTGACCCGCAGTTGAGTCCTGCCTCGGCTCTCGACGGACTGCAAAGGCTACAAGGGGCGTTTGATCCCTATCGGCCATTGCCTGTGCCACAGGTCACGCAGCGTCCGCGAGTGAGGAGAGCTCGCAGGCAACAGAGAATTGGTGGTTCCCAGAGGACAGTCGGTGCCAg GGCAGCATTGGACAGTTACTTTCAACTCGGCAGGACCCAAGAGCCAGCCACGGGACCAGTTCCACGTCTGGAGCCCTTGCATATCGCGAGGCACAGCCAGGAACACAGCTCAGACGAAATAATAGAAGTGAGCGACTCTGACAGCAGCACttctgctgaggaggaggaagcagtggAGGCTGCAGCACCGCTGCTACCATCAGCCCAGGAGACACCTCCAGCAGCTAGATCAGGAG TTTCCAGTCAGGTCCAAGCAGAGCCACCTCAAGCTTTGTCTCAAGCTTCTGCAGAACATGGAAGTCATGAAGATGAAGAGGCTGAAGTCCAGCAAAAGCAG agAACTCCACTAAAGAAACTGGAACCATCAGTTCCTGTTGCGCCGCTGGATGAGGAGGAAGGGGATACCTGTGCaatctgctttgagcagtggaCCAATGCTGGGGACCACCGTCTCTCAGCGTTGCGGTGTGGGCACCTGTTTGGTTACACCTGCATTGAAAGGTGGCTcaagggacaggcagggaagTGCCCCCAG tgcaatAAGAAAGCCAAACGTTCTGACATTGTGATCCTGTATGCTCGGACTTTGAAAGCGCTGGATACCAGTGAACAGGAACGCATGAAAAG CTCTTTAGAAAAGGAACAGATGTTGCGTAGACAGGCAGAGCTGGAATCTGCACAGAGCCGTCTCCAGTTGCAGGTTTTGACAGACGAATGCAGCAAACTCCGCAAGCAAGTTCAG GAGCTGAAGGCTCTCGTGGCCCAGCACAATGTGAGTGCTTCTCAGCAACCTGGCAGCTCCCACGCCTGCCTCCCAGGCAGCCTCCCCTCCAGCCAAAGCCAGCGCAAGTACCACTTGGAAAAGGTTTTTGTGGTGTCTCAGACTGGGAACTGCAGAGTAATGGCGTACTGTGACTCGCTGAGTTGTCTCGTGGTATCGCAGCCTTCTCCACAGTCTACTTTTGTTCCTG GTTGTGGTGTTAAGATGATGAGCGTGGCCAACCTGAAGAGTTGTCAGTACATCCCCATCCATAGTAAACAGATTCGAGGACTGGCTTTTGGCCGTCGAGCAGATGGcttgctgctctctgctgctctggaCAACACTCTCAAACTTACCAG cttggCAACAAACACTGTGGTGCAGACATACAATGCTGGCCGTCCtgtctggagctgctgctggtgtcTCGATGATACAAACTACATCTACGCTGGATTGGTCAATGGCTCTATCATGATATATGATTTGAGAGACACGAACTCTCATGTCCAGGAACTAGTCCCTCAGAAGTCCAG GTGCCCCATGGTATCGCTGTCCTATCTGCCCCGAATGGCCTCAGCCTCGCTGCCTTGTGGCGGAGTATTAGCCGGGACCTTGGAAGGAGCCTGCTTTTGGGAACAGAAAGCTGGCAACTCCTACCAGCCTCATCACCTGCCACTGGAACCTGGAGGATGCATCGATATTCAAACAGAGATCAGCACACGGCACTGCCTCGCGACGTACAGGCCTA GTAAAAATAACCCATGTGTGCGTTGTGTGATGATGGAACTGACTTGCAGGCCACTGACAGAGGCCTCTGAAGATGTGGTGTGTTCTTCTAACCCAGTTCAGACTTTCAGTGCTGGGCCCACCTGCAAGTTGCTGACCAAGAATGCCATTTTTCAGAGCCCAGACGAGGATGGCAGCGTCTTTGTGTGTGCTGGTGATGAGGCATCTAATTCTGCCCTG CTATGGGATGCTGGAAGTGGCTccttgctgcagaagctgcaggcTGACCTGCCTGTGCTGGATATCTGCCCCTTGGAAGTGAACCAAACCCACCTCCTGGCTACTCTGACTGAGAAGATGGTGAAGATCTACAAGTGGCAGTGA